A window of Festucalex cinctus isolate MCC-2025b chromosome 6, RoL_Fcin_1.0, whole genome shotgun sequence contains these coding sequences:
- the LOC144020277 gene encoding ecto-ADP-ribosyltransferase 5-like isoform X1, protein MGLCTRQPLPLELKEGCTWQKSLACVIITSLLLTCLLVFVIIYLLPHSQHISAKNSTQACDSREDGCNTKPIVLTDVLIVKTMASDWNFSQAWSDAEQKARKPAHEYIEKQHAAAIYMYTKSLLKHPTNKLGISEYQVSNNETIYMDSKLYSFLSEAIQILKHSQVSCLKAIYRTQRHLHVDISKQVRFGSFTLVSDKKRLERSSSCFEMNTCFGADISHYAALETNHQVLIPPYEVFKVTGVRPDITEDCNVTYKLESNLDCVYDTKRKRLHPISAEPAEGLWCVVIITFVITVCIVVAIIIVKTYQKKTRHSGSYLHYHAVVVLKSTTFNLQ, encoded by the exons ATGGGTCTCTGTACAAGGCAACCACTGCCACTAGAATTAAAAGAAGG aTGTACTTGGCAGAAGAGCCTCGCATGCGTCATTATTACGTCTCTTCTCTTGACATGCCTGCTGGTGTTTGTCATCATTTATCTTCTGCCCCACTCCCAGCACATTTCTGCAAAG AATTCTACGCAGGCCTGCGACTCCAGGGAGGACGGCTGCAATACAAAACCCATCGTATTGACTGATGTGCTCATTGTGAAGACAATGGCATCCGATTGGAATTTCAGTCAGGCTTGGAGTGATGCAGAACAAAAAGCTAGGAAGCCGGCACACGAATACATTGAGAAACAGCATGCTGCCGCCATATACATGTATACAAAGTCTTTGCTGAAACATCCCACCAATAAATTAGGCATAAGTGAATATCAAGTAAGCAATAATGAGACAATTTATATGGATTCAAAGCTTTATTCATTTCTGAGTGAAGCCATTCAAATTCTGAAACACAGCCAGGTATCATGTCTGAAAGCCATCTACCGAACACAAAGACATTTGCACGTGGATATTTCCAAGCAAGTCCGTTTCGGCTCCTTTACGTTAGTTTCTGACAAAAAGAGACTTGAAAGGAGCTCCTCATGTTTTGAGATGAACACGTGTTTCGGTGCCGACATAAGCCATTACGCCGCGCTGGAAACAAACCACCAGGTGCTGATTCCTCCATATGAAGTTTTCAAAGTGACTGGCGTCCGCCCTGACATCACTGAGGACTGTAACGTCACCTACAAGTTGGAAAGCAATCTCGACTGCGTGTATGATACAAAGAGAAAGAGATTACATCCGATATCTGCAGAACCAGCAGAAGGATTGTGGTGTGTCGTCATTATCACTTTCGTGATCACGGTTTGCATTGTGGTTGCTATTATTATTGTGaaaacatatcaaaagaaaactCGTCATAGTGGTTCTTATTTGCACTATCATGCTGTGGTTGTTTTGAAAAGTACAACATTCAATCTTCAATAA
- the LOC144020277 gene encoding ecto-ADP-ribosyltransferase 5-like isoform X2, translating into MGCTWQKSLACVIITSLLLTCLLVFVIIYLLPHSQHISAKNSTQACDSREDGCNTKPIVLTDVLIVKTMASDWNFSQAWSDAEQKARKPAHEYIEKQHAAAIYMYTKSLLKHPTNKLGISEYQVSNNETIYMDSKLYSFLSEAIQILKHSQVSCLKAIYRTQRHLHVDISKQVRFGSFTLVSDKKRLERSSSCFEMNTCFGADISHYAALETNHQVLIPPYEVFKVTGVRPDITEDCNVTYKLESNLDCVYDTKRKRLHPISAEPAEGLWCVVIITFVITVCIVVAIIIVKTYQKKTRHSGSYLHYHAVVVLKSTTFNLQ; encoded by the exons ATGGG aTGTACTTGGCAGAAGAGCCTCGCATGCGTCATTATTACGTCTCTTCTCTTGACATGCCTGCTGGTGTTTGTCATCATTTATCTTCTGCCCCACTCCCAGCACATTTCTGCAAAG AATTCTACGCAGGCCTGCGACTCCAGGGAGGACGGCTGCAATACAAAACCCATCGTATTGACTGATGTGCTCATTGTGAAGACAATGGCATCCGATTGGAATTTCAGTCAGGCTTGGAGTGATGCAGAACAAAAAGCTAGGAAGCCGGCACACGAATACATTGAGAAACAGCATGCTGCCGCCATATACATGTATACAAAGTCTTTGCTGAAACATCCCACCAATAAATTAGGCATAAGTGAATATCAAGTAAGCAATAATGAGACAATTTATATGGATTCAAAGCTTTATTCATTTCTGAGTGAAGCCATTCAAATTCTGAAACACAGCCAGGTATCATGTCTGAAAGCCATCTACCGAACACAAAGACATTTGCACGTGGATATTTCCAAGCAAGTCCGTTTCGGCTCCTTTACGTTAGTTTCTGACAAAAAGAGACTTGAAAGGAGCTCCTCATGTTTTGAGATGAACACGTGTTTCGGTGCCGACATAAGCCATTACGCCGCGCTGGAAACAAACCACCAGGTGCTGATTCCTCCATATGAAGTTTTCAAAGTGACTGGCGTCCGCCCTGACATCACTGAGGACTGTAACGTCACCTACAAGTTGGAAAGCAATCTCGACTGCGTGTATGATACAAAGAGAAAGAGATTACATCCGATATCTGCAGAACCAGCAGAAGGATTGTGGTGTGTCGTCATTATCACTTTCGTGATCACGGTTTGCATTGTGGTTGCTATTATTATTGTGaaaacatatcaaaagaaaactCGTCATAGTGGTTCTTATTTGCACTATCATGCTGTGGTTGTTTTGAAAAGTACAACATTCAATCTTCAATAA
- the LOC144020278 gene encoding GPI-linked NAD(P)(+)--arginine ADP-ribosyltransferase 1-like, producing the protein MKKARFLTLLLILVAVVALYRDPFLILWWPQDPAQMSDHVILNMATESIDDMYDGCRREIAAVIDFIGAFERGNNKGFTSAWAAAERHAKMPAHQNLKQEHAVVLYLYTDEHELRRDFNTAVKEGKRKYGTHEFQFHHLYFYLTDAIQMLNHNQTTCMTCYLRTSERYNVHALNTKIRFGTFVWAASSKQTFESNGKGSCFEIHSCFGADVTFYSAKSQRGQALIPPYEVFTVTNVMTDDQWCSVVYKLQSTKMPWGDLNCKLNPQQIQKIMPFV; encoded by the exons ATGAAGAAAGCACGATTTCTCACCCTTCTTTTAATTCTAGTGGCAGTGGTTGCCTTGTACAGAGACCCATTTTTAATCCTCTGGTGGCCCCAGGATCCTGCTCAG ATGTCTGATCATGTGATTCTCAACATGGCGACAGAGTCCATTGACGACATGTACGATGGTTGTCGAAGAGAGATTGCTGCTGTAATTGACTTTATCGGCGCATTTGAGCGGGGCAACAACAAAGGCTTCACTTCTGCCTGGGCTGCAGCTGAAAGACACGCAAAGATGCCTGCGCACCAAAATCTGAAGCAAGAACACGCTGTAGTTTTGTACTTATACACCGATGAACATGAGCTCCGACGTGATTTCAATACAGCGGTAAAAGAAGGGAAGCGAAAATATGGCACGCATGAATTTCAGTTTCATCATTTGTACTTCTACTTAACTGATGCTATCCAGATGCTCAACCACAATCAAACCACTTGCATGACCTGCTATCTTCGAACCTCGGAACGCTACAACGTCCATGCGCTCAACACCAAAATCCGCTTTGGCACTTTCGTTTGGGCGGCTTCAAGCAAGCAGACTTTTGAGTCCAATGGTAAAGGTTCCTGCTTTGAGATCCACAGCTGCTTTGGTGCTGATGTGACGTTCTATTCTGCTAAAAGCCAAAGGGGGCAAGCGTTAATTCCTCCATATGAGGTTTTCACAGTCACTAATGTAATGACGGATGATCAGTGGTGCAGTGTTGTCTACAAATTACAAAGCACCAAAATGCCCTGGGGAGATCTGAACTGTAAACTAAATCCACAGCAAATACAAAAAATCATGCCATTTGTGTGA